The following are encoded together in the Babesia microti strain RI chromosome II, complete genome genome:
- a CDS encoding BMN1 family (overlaps_old_locusTagID:BBM_II00005) has protein sequence MLLFKSILIPSFTFFLMSVSAFPGDTDGGPSGNGGVGRPSGIGRAGVPNGNGVGPDVNSTIISREFICENLGVYIVIIDIAIEACPNIAELNNVKESFRKYKSNVDDLKRKIYNKDGYYRSHFGDMVREMNSAVSEFNDTFIDLLVTSLETPDAKFDENIISSFKSFISTISKVSNSIILGLMTLIVFVYLILI, from the exons atgttattatttaaatcgATATTAATTCCTTCTTTTACATTCTTTTTAATGAGTGTATCAGCTTTTCCTGGTGATACAGATGGCGGTCCTAGTGGAAATGGTGGAGTTGGTAGACCTAGTGGAATTGGTAGAGCAGGTGTGCCTAATGGAAATGGTGTGGGTCCAGATGTTAATTCTACTATAATATCTC GCGAGTTTATTTGTGAGAATTTGGGAGTGTATATTGTCATTATTGACATTGCCATCGAGGCCTGTCCTAATATTGCGGAGCTCAATAATGTCAAGGAATCATTCAGAAAATACAAATCTAATGTTGATGACTTGAAGCGAAAGATCTATAATAAGGATGGGTATTATAGAAGTCATTTTGGGGACATGGTCAGGGAGATGAATAGTGCAGTTAGTGAGTTCAATGACACTTTTATTGATCTTTTGGTTACCAGCTTAGAAACTCCAGATGCCAAATTTGAcgaaaatattatttcaagtttcaaatcatttatttcaaCAATCTCCAAAGTTTCTAATTCAATAATTCTTGGACTAATGACACTAATAGTCTTTGTTTATTTGATATTgatttaa
- a CDS encoding BMN2 family (overlaps_old_locusTagID:BBM_II00010), with amino-acid sequence MKINIDKIILINLIVLLNRNVLYCVYTNDVSLIESQPVPTNIGTDNTIANASNSTIIKAKFLRDYDLTGEPLTRKIDYEIYESQRNKLSHPNKIDKIKFFNYIIEFDDNAKLPIGTVINIIIYTCEHNNPVLIKFYVSIEGSLYNYFYSMDNDTNKWNNHKLKYDNRFKEYTDKNGINYYEISDLKSCFSCFFVNKEYTALAKEHCKKEKCEMLDNIEYKNLEIYLK; translated from the coding sequence atgaaaattaacatagataagataatattaatcaatttaatagtATTATTGAATCGAAATGTACTGTATTGTGTGTATACAAATGATGTTTCATTAATTGAATCACAACCTGTACCAACTAACATTGGTACTGATAATACTATTGCAAATGCATCCAATAGTACTATAATTAAAGCTAAGTTTTTGCGGGATTATGACCTTACTGGTGAACCTTTAACAAGAAAGATTGATTACGAGATATATGAATCACAAcgaaataaattatcacatccaaataaaattgacaaaatcaaattttttaattatataattgaatttgatgacaatgctaaattaccaattggtactgttattaatataatcatcTATACTTGTGAACACAATAATCCagtattaattaaattttatgtttcTATAGAAGGATCACTCTACAATTACTTCTACTCAATGGATaatgatacaaataaatggaataatcacaaattaaaatatgataatagATTCAAAGAATATACTGACAAGAATggtattaattattatgaaatCTCAGATTTAAAATCGTGTTTCTCTTGTTTTTTCGTTAATAAAGAGTATACAGCATTAGCAAAAGAACATTGCAAGAAAGAAAAATGTGAAATGCTAGATAACATTGAGTATaagaatttggaaatttatctaaaataa
- a CDS encoding Vesa-like (overlaps_old_locusTagID:BBM_II00015;~overlaps_old_locusTagID:BBM_II00020;~overlaps_old_locusTagID:BBM_II00025), which translates to MGNAFAFGGYVSGLLPEYYYRYKLNTVDVNNPSSIRSILLELCLINIIISTIHLIFMILDIYYVIEDNKAKLSSGNRWQLLKESLVNIRNVAWALSYSAMESSCNLFYPSILVLDMDIYTEDNRAVRQSSIKTAYSIVRSILALIFIVWEIINPHFFQIKGKPMYTDYMSLINIGWNSLWTFSAISFTIIRNIISILVTLTYHYPNNPFLSLMKTYSFIYYFSIFYSFSRTYCYLIFVQIFSQLGQYNFIIDEINKEDFNIINLLRCIHCRMCCACNMLCCSSSGEAKCCEACSSKCLSVAKDKLKESRKLICSSIKVFSKVKRSDSGGTKNSQDKPDLLVGVSNIKQSKDMLLKVIEELNGSVITSCNGGGSSCECNCTTNCTSGGNCCIIKFLCGKDDCCKDGQKCCENGVTDVCSKDDCCNDGKTCCNGGESCKCCNSASGDTCSGSSGGKCGCCTQSGNSTCCCKDAKKFCLVCCISNITGRFERLKSVNNISMQLCSFTLLLFSSITFAVQAEYLDLHSTLRYIRKKRGSYFIDTVHPVIGLFWWVWHALIMCVINMVIDPFIYTASFLGKVCQFFRRRTNINTNPINQTFRNPSMSNRRPPANT; encoded by the exons ATGGGAAATGCATTTGCTTTTGGCGGTTATGTATCTGGTTTATTACCtgaatattattatcgGTACAAACTGAATACTGttgatgtaaataatccatCATCGATTCGAtctattttattggaattatgtttgattaatattataatttcaacgattcatttaattttcatGATTTTGgacatatattatgtgaTAGAAGATAATAAAGCTAAATTATCCTCGGGTAACAGATGGCAATTATTAAAGGAATCTTTAGTAAATATCCGTAATGTGGCATGGGCATTGAGTTATTCTGCTATGGAATCATCgtgtaatttattttaccCATCTATAC tcGTGTTGGATATGGATATTTACACTGAAGATAATAGGGCGGTCCGGCAATCTTCTATTAAAACTGCTTACAGTATAGTTAGATCTATATTGGCcttaatatttatagtaTGGGAGATTATTAATCCAcattttttccaaataAAAGGGAAGCCAATGTATACAGACTATATGTCCCTAATAAACATTGGTTGGAATAGTTTATGGACGTTTTCTGCAATCTCATTCACAataattagaaatattatttctatATTAGTTACACTGACATATCACTATCCGAACAACCCCTTCCTTTCATTAATGAAAACCTACAGTTTCATCTATTACTTTTCTATTTTTTACAGTTTCTCTAGaacatattgttatttgatttttgtaCAGATATTTTCACAATTGGGCcaatacaatttcataatagATGAAATCAATAAGGAAG ATTTTAACATCATAAACTTATTACGTTGTATCCATTGTAGAATGTGTTGTGCATGTAATATGTTATGTTGTTCCAGCTCAGGTGAAGCCAAGTGTTGCGAAGCGTGTAGTAGCAAATGTTTGAGTGTTGCGAAAGATAAACTAAAAGAATCTaggaaattaatttgttcatccATCAAGGTGTTTTCTAAAGTAAAACGAAGTGACAGTGGCGGTACGAAGAATAGTCAAGATAAGCCAGATTTACTGGTAGGGGTTAGTAACATTAAACAGTCTAAGGATATGCTCTTGAAAGTTATTGAAGAATTGAATGGTAGTGTTATAACCAGTTGTAATGGTGGAGGTTCTTCATGTGAATGTAATTGTACCACTAATTGTACTAGTGGTGGTAATTGttgtattataaaatttttatgtgGTAAAGATGATTGCTGCAAAGATGGACAGAAGTGTTGTGAAAATGGAGTTACAGATGTGTGTAGTAAAGATGATTGCTGCAATGATGGGAAGACGTGTTGTAATGGAGGTGAAAGTTGTAAATGTTGCAATTCAGCTAGTGGAGATACATGCAGTGGTAGTTCTGGTGGTAAATGTGGATGCTGTACACAGTCCGGGAACAGTACTTGTTGTTGCAAGGATGCTAAGAAATTCTGTTTGGTTTGTTGCATCTCCAATATAACTGGAAGGTTCGAGAGATTGAAAAGTGTTAACAATATTTCAATGCAGTTATGCAGTTTCACATTGCTGCTCTTCAGCTCAATCACGTTCGCAGTGCAGGCTGAATACTTGGATCTTCATAGTACCTTAAGGTATATTAGGAAGAAGAGAGGTAGTTACTTCATTGATACTGTACATCCTGTTATTGGTCTTTTTTGGTGGGTTTGGCACGCGCTCATTATGTGTGTTATAAACATGGTTATAGAtccatttatttatactgCAAGTTTTCTAGGTAAAGTGTGCCAGTTCTTCAGAAGACGAACCAACATCAACACTAATCCAATAAATCAAACTTTTAGAAATCCTAGTATGAGCAACAGGAGACCACCTGCCAATACATAG
- a CDS encoding fructose-bisphosphate aldolase (overlaps_old_locusTagID:BBM_II00030), with translation MSKHITKCTLSNDSVIKLIDCTKLNMSDGKGILAADESTGTIKKRFNMINLENTENLLFTTPLYNQYISGTILFDEALFQNDPNEKPFVEILKVNKIIIGIKLIPNTDKYFTKSFGRLVYSLQKYYEAGARFAKWRSVISIDLKTSKPSMLSINTVCDGLVKYASVCQANGLFPIVEPEILADGDHSIETCAIVIEKVLSVLFKSLYDHRVVLEGTILKINMITPGFDSKNKSSSQEIAYFTTKALLRTVPPALGGIVFPSGGQLEADATVNLNSINRFGSFPWKLSLSYGRTLQASSQQVFLQRAKGNSMACLGKLNVSKVGDASKIYYLRNTTHINFSYSITYCITC, from the exons ATGAGTAAACATATAACAAAG TGCACACTATCAAATGATTctgttataaaattaattgattgcACTAAATTGAATATGTCCGATGGCAAGGGCATACTTGCTGCTGACGAATCCACTGGTACAATTAAGAAGAGGTTTAacatgataaatttggaaaatacGGA AAATTTACTTTTTACAACACCATTATACAATCAATACATTTCCGGAACAATACTGTTTGATGAGGCTCTCTTCCAGAATGATCCCAATGAGAAACCGTTTGTTGAAATACTCAAAgttaacaaaattataattggcATCAAA TTAATTCCCAATACCGATAAATACTTTACCAAAAGCTTTGGACGCCTTGTTTATTCACTGCAAAAGTACTATGAAGCTGGAGCCAGATTTGCCAAATGGAGATCAGTAATCTCGATAGATCTAAAAACATCCAAACCTTCAATGCTATCCATAAATACTGTTTGTGATGGTTTAGTTAAATATGCAAGTGTTTGCCAAGCAAATGGCCTCTTTCCCATTGTGGAACCGGAAATTCTCGCCGACGGTGATCACTCAATTGAAACATGTGCTATTGTTATAGAGAAAGTCCTATCAGTGTTATTTAAATCCCTTTATGACCATAGAGTAGTATTGGAAGGGACAATACTCAAAATCAATATGATTACTCCTGGGTTTGATTCTAAAAATAAAAGCTCATCTCAGGAAATAGCCTACTTTACCACTAAGGCATTGTTACGTACGGTACCACCTGCTCTAGGTGGTATTGTATTCCCTTCTGGAGGCCAATTGGAAGCAGATGCCACGGTGAATTTGAATTCAATAAACAGATTTGGATCTTTTCCATGGAAGCTATCTTTATCCTACGGCAGAACATTACAAGCATCAT CTCAACaagtatttttacaaaGAGCCAAGGGAAATAGCATGGCGTGCCTGGGCAAACTTAATGTTTCTAAAGTTGGAGATgcatcaaaaatatattatttgagAAACACTacacatattaattttagctACTCCATCACATATTGTATAACTTGTTAA
- a CDS encoding Probable ATP-dependent RNA helicase DHX35 (overlaps_old_locusTagID:BBM_II00035) — MDNHNSFERMFIYALENSNVVIIQGKDASTEPENLPLYIYNAGFTCLSQKHPFFSRKIVIARPHISKTRIQRLSSLLNNGNLVGFMETLEFTRHSNVQIIFTNYDILIRKLLIDPLLTEYSVVIIEDVNKRNIMTDALISLLAIVTSLRRMRLVLTISSGDSLTLTSYFKNNNAFSDNKLTVLGSYANVKPIHYLKEPTPNYLDAAFDIVYDINKSEPAGDILVFLPRDNDVNHFVSSINTSSAGKSGHFQLLALIPGDYTKKYISLNRKVYVTSATKPFSLENIHFVVDSCLDKYTKIHKNGHLQQTIQIAPIEIMDYRSSFTSNKCYRLMKHESLSFAPRSHDPRAETDDITNLVLYLLLLGGNNLKIELLNPPSILSLENALLRLFLLNAIDYNGKIIYPNAHFMSQVDFDPMLSAFLLQCAFKKCPLVGATICAMIFVKSELWTENPTSTSSLKRLKDARMDVGAMEGDFFSLYNIYSQAMTHLNNIKQWAQMRLINHLAIKKAKKIRSRIIRTYKQFKFKITESNDQDSVTRAMAASFFMNVACPKHVLLQGINKEYNDECGNCPYMLLNDKESVFFIHPHSFISHLQPQCLIFTNAIHGDTNYIVNVNQMDPKILVQEAPNYLKTSRV, encoded by the exons ATGGATAATCACAATAGTTTCGAACGTATGTTTATTTATGCGTTAGAAAATAGCAATGTGGTTATAATTCAGGGGAAAGATGCTTCAACTGAACCAGAAAATCTCCCTCTTTACATCTACAATGCGGGATTCACCTGCCTATCGCAAAAACATCCTTTTTTTAGCagaaaaattgttattgcCCGACCTCATATTTCAAAAACACGGATACAACGGTTATCTagtttattaaacaatGGCAATCTTGTCGGATTCATGGAAACATTAGAATTTACTCGCCATTCTAACGTTCagataatttttaccaattatgacattttaataaGAAAACTTCTTATAGATCCACTTCTTACTGAATATTCTGTTGTTATTATTGAAGATGTTAACAAAAGGAACATTATGACGGATGCTTTAATCTCTCTGCTCGCCATTGTAACATCTCTTAGACGTATGCGCCTTGTCTTAACAATATCTTCTGGAGATTCATTGACTCTAACAtcttattttaaaaataataatgcaTTTTCAG acaaCAAACTTACCGTACTCGGATCATATGCCAATGTAAAACCCATTCATTATCTAAAGGAACCTACGCCTAACTATCTCGATGCGGCATTTGATATAG tgtatgatataaataaaagtGAACCTGCTGGAGATATCCTTGTGTTCCTTCCTCGAGATAATGATGTAAACCACTTCGTTTCATCTATAAACACTAGTAGTGCCGGCAAGTCAGGACATTTCCAATTATTAGCTCTAATACCAG GCGATTataccaaaaaatatatcagtTTAAATCGCAAAGTTTATGTTACAAGCGCTACAAAACCATTTTCACTTGAAAACATTCATTTTGTTGTCGATTCATGTCTAGATAAATATACTAAGATTCATAAAAATGGACATTTACaacaaacaattcaaattgCACCTATCGAGATTATGGATTATAGATCTTCTTTTACATCAAATAAATGCTATCGTTTAATGAAACATGAGAGCTTATCATTTGCTCCTCGATCGCACGACCCTAGGGCTGAAACTGATGATATTACAAATCTAGTTTTATACCTTCTTTTGCTGGGAggaaataatttgaaaatagAATTATTAAACCCCCCCAGCATCTTGTCACTAGAAAATGCACTTTTAAGACTATTCTTACTAAACGCGATAGATTATAATGGAAAGATTATATACCCAAATGCTCACTTTATGTCTCAAGTTGATTTCGATCCGATGTTATCGGCTTTTTTATTACAATGCGCTTTT AAAAAATGCCCGCTTGTAGGAGCAACAATATGTGCAATgatatttgtcaaatcgGAATTGTGGACAGAGAATCCTACCTCAACTTCATCTTTGAAAAGATTAAAAGATGCAAGAATGGATGTAGGAGCTATGGAAGGAGATTTTTTTTCACTTTACAACATTTATAGTCAGGCAATGActcatttaaataatatcaaacaatGGGCCCAAAT GCGTTTGATAAACCATCTAGCAATTAAAAAGgcaaaaaaaattagatCAAGGATCATAAGAACATATaagcaatttaaatttaaaatt acGGAATCAAATGATCAAGATTCTGTTACACGAGCAATGGCTGCATCTTTCTTTATGAATGTGGCATGCCCTAAACATGTGTTATTACAAGGAATAAATAAGGaatataatgatgaatGTGGCAACTGCCCATATATGCTTTT aaatgaCAAAGAATCCGTATTTTTCATACACCCTCATTCATTCATTTCCCATTTACAACCGCAATGCCTTATATTTActaat GCTATACATGGAGATACCAATTATATCGTGAATGTCAATCAAATGGATCCAAA aatattGGTCCAAGAAGCTCCAAATTATCTGAAAACCAGCAGAGTTTAA
- a CDS encoding 50S ribosomal protein L22, mitochondrial, putative (overlaps_old_locusTagID:BBM_II00040), whose translation MSSLIKRFLPLISFANRFSSLHNTKVKIKNPYYRKKGLWEWRRRLIYLSNKRRYYKKFLVPKVINPAENSIKGREGHSWTFTVENIPIRSKSLKNYCKLFSNLHVQDALDWLAALPKINTNIILNSISKARRKIVEEFNGDSSRLYISNFVLNNKSPMRRIKMGWGGCFRLTKTPRTNIVYSIREMPMEEFYQKTFILGDIPRSLGAELRSHIAQRRAPLRNIADWYPYLTSHTRYQFRKHLKILNDTRQFDYYNHRREWISKYKENLERRRNQLREQYNLLHV comes from the exons ATGTCCTCCCTCATAAAAAGATTCCTCCCCCTAATATCTTTTGCAAATAGATTTTCGa GCCTACACAATACAAAAGTAAAAATAAAGAATCCTTATTATCGTAAAAAAGGTTTATGGGA ATGGAGGCGACGGTTGATATATTTGAGTAATAAAAGACgttattataaaaaatttctagTACCTAAGGTTATCAATCCTGCTGAAAATtct ATCAAAGGGCGCGAAGGTCATTCGTGGACTTTCACAGTAGAAAATATACCGATTAGATCTAAGAGCCTAAAGAACTATTGCAAATTG TTTTCCAATCTCCACGTTCAGGATGCATTGGATTGGCTTGCTGCTTTGCCAAAAATCAAtactaatataattttgaacTCC ataaGTAAAGCTAGACGTAAAATTGTGGAAGAATTCAATGGGGATTCCAGTAGACTTTACATTA GTAATTTTGTCTTAAATAATAAGTCTCCAATGAGAAGAATTAAAATGGGATGGGGGG GATGTTTTAGATTAACTAAAACTCCAAGAACTAATATAGTGTATAGTATTCGTGAAATGCCAATGGAAGAATTTTACCAGAAGACATTTATATTAGGAGAT ATACCTAGAAGTTTGGGAGCAGAATTAAGATCGCATATTGCTCAAAGACGAGCCCCTTTGAGAAATATTGCTGATTGGTATCCATACCTTACATCTCATACTCGTTATCAATTTAGAAAG catttgaaaattttaaatgacACTCGCCAATTCGACTACTACAACCACAGAag ggaATGGATATCGAAATATAAAGAGAATTTGGAAAG GCGGAGGAATCAATTGAGAGaacaatacaatttactgcatgtataa
- a CDS encoding DNA/RNA-binding protein KIN17 (overlaps_old_locusTagID:BBM_II00045) produces the protein MLESDGDKFSLPIKELRTVVPAIGGRVKVLAGEYFGKVGTLKKVNFDQYTAQIEIDSSGNSSKSIITNLPYEQFSKIYV, from the exons ATGTTGGAATCTGATGGTGATAAATTCTCTCTTCCCATTAAAGAATTGAGAACCGTGGTCCCA GCTATTGGTGGAAGGGTTAAAGTATTGGCAGGGGAATATTTTGGGAAAGTAGGTACTCTTAAAAAAGTGAATTTTGATCAGTACACCGCTCAAATTGAGATTGATTCATCGGGTAATAGTTCGAAATCTATTATTACTAATCTTCCCTACGAACAATTTTCAAAGATTTATGTATAA
- a CDS encoding Domain of Kin17 curved DNA-binding protein (overlaps_old_locusTagID:BBM_II00045), whose product MPKAEVGTPKWLANKMRAKGLQKLKWYCQMCEKQCRDENGFKCHRLSEGHQRQMQVFCSNAHRFMDSFSKTFEHSFMQLMRTRYCRTRVLANTVYQELISDKQHVHMNATIWVTLSEFVLYLGRQGKCKVEHTPKGWYLEYIDQEKIKREKDTEDREKNRMSLEQRHQILINKLIRESKSVKGGYKEPEYTNMKKNNENVVIRIDDKEKRSENPKVYVKNNVFSEKYEKGSVKKVFTDKHEPKSVMEKLASKGPLLKRPLESKNDLLIQTGIVVKVLSKDKNHGKKCRVINVNEKRYVCNNLVQLRCWNLMVINSLFPLKN is encoded by the exons ATGCCTAAGGCAGAGGTGGGAACTCCAAAATGGCTGGCAAACAAAATGAGAGCCAAAGGTCTTCAAAAGTTAAAATGGTACTGCCAAATGTGTGAAAAGCAGTGTAGAGATGAAAATGGCTTTAAG TGTCACCGATTGTCTGAAGGGCATCAAAGGCAAATGCAAGTTTTTTGCTCCAATGCCCATAGATTCATGGATAGTTTTTCTAAAACATTTGAGCACTCATTTATGCAATTAATGAGGACAAG ATATTGTAGAACCAGGGTATTGGCTAATACTGTTTATCAAGAACTTATTTCTGATAAACAACATGTTCATATGAATGCCACAATCTGGGTCACTTTGTCTGAATTTGTACTG TACTTGGGTAGACAGGGGAAGTGTAAAGTTGAACATACGCCAAAAGGTTGGTATCTAGAATATATTGATCAGGAAAAAATTAAGAGAGAA AAAGACACAGAAGATAGGGAAAAGAATAGAATGTCGCTTGAACAAAGGCATCAAATTCTTATCAACAAGTTGATACGAGAATCCAAGTCCGTCAAAGGGGGGTATAAAGAACCT gaataCACTAATATGAAAAAAAACAATGAAAATGTCGTTATTCGGATAGATGATAAGGAAAAGAGGAGTGAAAATCCTAAGGtatatgttaaaaataacgTTTTTTCtgaaaaatatgaaaagGGATCGGTTAAAAAAGTCTTCACTGATAAGCATGAACCAAAG AGTGTAATGGAAAAATTAGCTTCAAAAGGGCCGCTATTAAAAAGGCCTCTTGAATCAAAAAACGATTT ATTGATACAAACCGGTATTGTAGTTAAGGTTCTTTCTAAGGATAAAAATCATGGAAAAAAATGTCGAGTCATAAACGTAAATGAGAAAAGATATGtttgcaataatttagtgcAACTGCGATGTTGGAATCTGATGGTGATAAATTCTCTCTTCCCATTAAAGAATTGA
- a CDS encoding hypothetical protein (overlaps_old_locusTagID:BBM_II00050), with the protein MLSARVLRYKNETVTKFNLYSKQLLNNISKYHDTSSSDKLSVAKDIHQNVNNFIGITREIRSKIRFFSTLHLIEFLNIAGDLFSYKLKIHINQTLEPILNKNSSSQFSSHLYLIRRNIIDHLLSLYHYNLVSIDEKYYLLCSLSKSWDLVPLQTWNYLFESFINELHLHSPIQIANIMLIHHRIQHLFHKQTNYNFIALDHNNTRSKPLNEAIAMAIPDYNMITNDYIHSMGLTLLSNNIQLLKPKKIIEITYLATRRNCKSINFYNTVHRHLMGINNLTFGNYTTLVRLNTQVLHSCLSISGSRLHLPQEINDIICVFSNILECVESYNNMIGSKKPVNPSPENNLFYYDLELMININNTFRPKYHSILILDALCSQPILKSLCLLDRHHTQLSANMPQLLHKYHSSISKLIEITLYNIKNLPCNVILSSLRISGSRYSKFFCAREFSCANKEIGNVVSANIENHSNLIALSRFNV; encoded by the exons ATGTTATCTGCGAGAGTATTAAGGTACAAAAATGAGACCGtaactaaatttaatttatattcaaaacAGTTACTCAACAACATATCCAAATATCACGACACATCATCATCTGATAAATTGTCCGTAGCCAAG GATATACATCAGaatgtaaacaattttatagGAATTACAAGAGAGATTAGGTCAAAAATACGCTTCTTTTCTACTCTACATTTGATAGAATTTCTCAATATCGCGGGAGATCTTTTTTCCTACAAActcaaaatacatattaatCAGACACTGGAAcccattttaaataaaaattcgTCATCGCAATTTTCAAGTCATTTGTACCTCATTAGACGTAATATAATTGATCATTTGCTAAGTTTATATCATTACAATCTTGTATCTATAgatgaaaaatattatttgttatgCTCACTTTCCAAGTCATGGGACTTGGTACCTCTTCAAACATGGAATTATCTCTTTGAATCTTTCATAAATGAGCTTCACCTACACTCTCCCATCCAGATTGCAAATATTATGCTGATTCATCATAGAATCCAACACCTATTTCACAAGCAAactaattacaattttatagCGCTTGATCACAATAACACCCGATCTAAACCATTAAATGAAGCTATCGCCATGGCAATACCTGATTATAACATGATAACTAACGATTATATCCATTCCATGGGTTTAACGCTACTTtccaataatatacaattactGAAACCCAAGAAGATCATAGAAATAACATACCTGGCGACTAGAAGAAACTGCAAgtcaattaatttctaCAATACAGTTCATCGACACTTAATGGGAATAAACAATCTTACATTTGGGAATTATACCACTCTCGTTCGGTTGAATACCCAAGTTTTACACTCGTGCTTATCAATTTCTGGTAGCAGACTACATCTACCACAAGAGATTAATGATATCATTTGTGTATTTTCAAACATTCTTGAATGCGTTGAATCTTATAACAACATGATTGGATCTAAAAAACCCGTAAACCCCTCCCCAGAAAACAACCTGTTTTATTATGATTTAGAATTGATGATTAACATTAATAACACTTTCAGGCCGAAATACCACTCAATATTAATTCTGGATGCGTTGTGTTCCCAACCAATTCTAAAATCGCTTTGCCTTCTTGATCGACATCATACCCAATTGAGTGCTAACATGCCACAATTGTTACACAAGTACCACTCTTCTATCAGCAAACTTATTGAGATCACactatacaatattaaaaatttaccatGCAATGTTATACTTAGTTCACTTAGGATTTCGGGGTCTAGGTATTCGAAGTTTTTTTGCGCTAGGGAATTTTCGTGCGCGAATAAAGAGATCGGAAATGTAGTGTCTGCAAACATAGAAAACCACAGCAATTTAATTGCACTCTCACGCTTTAACgtataa
- a CDS encoding hypothetical protein (overlaps_old_locusTagID:BBM_II00055), whose amino-acid sequence MGREDDKSLNYIGIVRLTDRCLLASHPDAPPKESRKEIQSLFDKIYKDSDKNIKNNTKKCLSSASGKLYFITNSLKTIVIFVYSKDPKFPKRIASKLLKEYADAIDSAVGDKNLASAKKYSLSPKLKTISIELLEKYYDYKKKDPTTKAKENVEGILDHFTEDVNKLIESYGNIEDLKSKSVHLQEQAAKFSSATTTVKRSYRRQYLSHVITLVIIALVIVLYFTLPFFTNSSEGISNVVDNNGGDKSSHNINALRGPQFK is encoded by the exons ATGGGCAGGGAAGATGACAAAAGCTTGAACTACATAGGAATCGTCAGGCTAACCGACCGTTGCCTGTTGGCATCGCACCCAGATGCTCCACCAAAGGAATCAAGAAAAGAA ATCCAATCACTGTTCGACAAGATTTACAAGGACTCGGATAAgaacattaaaaata atacGAAGAAGTGTCTAAGTTCAGCCAGTGGTAAACTTTACTTTATAACAAATAGCCTCAAAACtatagttatttttgtGTACTCAAAGGATCCAAAATTCCCTAAAAGAATAGCTTCAAAGTTACTAAAG GAATATGCCGATGCTATAGATTCTGCTGTTGGTGATAAGAATCTTGCGAGCGCCAAAAAGTACAGCTTGAGTCCCAAGTTAAAAACGATATCAATTGAACTGTTGGAAAAGTATTACGATTACAAGAAAAAGGATCCAACGACAAAG GCTAAAGAAAATGTTGAAGGGATTCTAGACCATTTCACTGAAGATGTAAATAAGTTGATTGAGAGTTACGGGAATATCGAGGACTTGAAATCCAAATCGGTGCATTTGCAAGAACAAGCCGCAAAG TTTAGCAGCGCAACTACAACAGTGAAGAGGTCGTACAGGCGACAGTACTTATCG CATGTCATAACACTGGTCATAATTGCCCTAGTGATTGTATTGTACTTCACATTACCATTCTTTACCAATTCATCGGAAGGAATTTCCAATGTTGTAGACAATAATGGCGGGGATAAGTCTAGCCACAACATAAATGCGTTGAGGGGCccacaatttaaataa